In Deinococcus ruber, one DNA window encodes the following:
- a CDS encoding DEAD/DEAH box helicase — protein MPKHSPHLDAFVRDVLGGGAALLHQEEASSPQLVNADSLGWSQAVCRGFGYSQVYSHQAEVYQRLKAGEHVIVTTPTASGKTGAFFPAAFERLEQQPDATALFIYPLVALGQDQRGKLEDFLQAGQFGWDIGAFQGSADAGQVFREGVRMVTATPDKLHWALTHPAVQRFLSQLALVVLDEAHTYRGGFGSEVAGMLRRLLDLARLLGADPQVVMSTATIGNPAQFAEELTGLKVQEVSESGAGRHGKQYVLADHGGQPRRFWDAVMQASVRRELKVLAFFRGRSRAARLYGTYRNNPAYARHAHLYMAGTSDREGRLSEFRRSPSGVMFATNALEAGVDIGDLEVVILDGYPGTRMAFRQMAGRAGRIAPGLVLYLPALDDRGLPHPVDAFYSNAGNFRELLLGPLERAVVEADNPFLAPRHFDRAHEERRAAGLSADPVTPPRYWNLRGEGSARFSVIEESEWAKHGAACFNAPLESPAQHYALVEKHVDAVFELEGQTYRVTRWIEHPSGTAILVEKHAVSGVFTRGLHQTSVETRRMGEWQRRGPLVYRHGEVTVRRRYTGYTLMKTVFERACANCDREPGLNERTCKACGGRIIDRMQDHRLSEYLFEEPKQLEPLQTRALEVGVDARASDMPDAVAHTLKHLLQKLIPERVACDENDLAGAFRDGKDTYFFLYDDWKGGLGVTRRAYEQMDELLKRALELTQKTCCVDGCYACIAVSRCSSPFYASGERRPTHKAATRHYLQELLGVQPPTPEEEAAPLPIPAANWPLQARELLDLYGLSLTEVSARLGLPSREIQRGMGQHGPLRLLHPSFGEGVLMQGAGSGDARTALVYFPGVGQKKLLVKVAGLQAVESGAALGGRPGG, from the coding sequence ATGCCCAAGCACAGCCCTCACCTGGACGCCTTCGTCCGGGATGTTCTGGGTGGCGGGGCGGCCCTCCTACACCAAGAAGAGGCCAGCTCGCCGCAGCTTGTCAACGCTGACAGCCTGGGTTGGTCGCAGGCGGTGTGCCGGGGCTTTGGATATTCACAGGTGTACAGCCATCAGGCCGAGGTGTACCAGCGGCTGAAGGCAGGCGAACACGTCATCGTGACCACGCCGACTGCCAGCGGCAAGACCGGCGCGTTCTTTCCGGCAGCGTTTGAGCGGCTGGAGCAGCAGCCCGACGCCACTGCGCTGTTTATCTATCCGCTGGTAGCACTGGGGCAGGATCAGCGCGGCAAGCTGGAAGATTTCTTGCAGGCGGGACAATTCGGCTGGGACATCGGAGCATTTCAGGGGAGTGCCGACGCCGGGCAGGTCTTCAGAGAAGGCGTGCGGATGGTGACAGCTACGCCCGACAAGCTGCACTGGGCGCTGACACATCCGGCAGTTCAGCGCTTTCTGAGCCAACTGGCACTGGTGGTTCTCGACGAAGCGCACACGTATCGGGGCGGATTTGGCAGCGAGGTCGCCGGGATGCTGCGCCGACTGCTTGATCTGGCCCGCCTGCTGGGAGCCGATCCGCAGGTGGTGATGAGTACCGCCACCATCGGTAATCCGGCGCAGTTTGCCGAGGAACTGACGGGCCTGAAGGTGCAGGAAGTAAGCGAATCGGGCGCGGGCAGGCACGGCAAACAGTACGTGCTGGCCGATCACGGCGGGCAGCCACGCCGCTTCTGGGACGCGGTGATGCAGGCCAGCGTGCGCCGCGAGTTGAAGGTGCTTGCTTTCTTCCGGGGGCGCAGCCGGGCAGCAAGGCTGTACGGGACGTACCGCAACAACCCGGCGTATGCCCGCCACGCACATCTGTACATGGCCGGAACAAGTGACCGGGAAGGCCGCCTGAGCGAGTTCCGCCGCTCGCCCAGCGGGGTGATGTTCGCCACCAACGCGCTCGAAGCGGGCGTGGATATCGGGGATCTGGAAGTGGTGATTCTGGATGGCTACCCCGGTACGCGCATGGCCTTCCGGCAGATGGCAGGCCGCGCTGGACGCATTGCGCCGGGACTGGTACTGTATCTGCCTGCACTGGATGACCGGGGTTTGCCGCATCCGGTGGACGCCTTTTACAGCAACGCCGGGAACTTCCGCGAGCTGCTGCTGGGGCCGCTGGAACGCGCCGTGGTCGAAGCCGACAATCCGTTTCTGGCTCCGCGCCACTTCGACCGTGCGCACGAGGAACGGCGGGCGGCGGGCCTGAGTGCCGACCCTGTGACCCCGCCGCGTTACTGGAATCTGCGCGGAGAAGGCAGCGCCCGCTTTTCGGTGATCGAGGAGAGCGAGTGGGCCAAGCACGGCGCAGCGTGTTTCAATGCCCCGCTGGAAAGCCCGGCGCAGCATTACGCGCTGGTCGAGAAACACGTGGACGCCGTGTTCGAGCTGGAAGGCCAGACCTACCGGGTGACGCGCTGGATCGAACATCCCAGCGGTACTGCCATTCTGGTGGAAAAGCACGCCGTTTCCGGGGTGTTTACGCGGGGGCTGCATCAGACAAGCGTGGAAACGCGGCGCATGGGCGAGTGGCAGCGCCGGGGGCCGCTGGTGTATCGGCACGGCGAGGTGACGGTGCGGCGGCGATACACCGGCTACACGCTGATGAAAACCGTCTTCGAGCGGGCGTGTGCCAATTGCGACCGAGAGCCGGGGCTGAACGAGCGCACCTGCAAGGCGTGTGGGGGCCGCATTATCGACCGGATGCAGGATCACCGCCTGAGCGAATACCTGTTTGAAGAGCCGAAGCAACTGGAGCCGCTTCAGACGCGGGCGCTGGAAGTCGGGGTGGATGCCCGCGCCTCCGACATGCCCGACGCCGTGGCGCATACGCTCAAGCACCTGCTTCAGAAGCTGATTCCCGAGCGGGTCGCCTGTGACGAGAATGATCTGGCGGGGGCCTTCCGAGACGGCAAGGACACCTATTTTTTTCTGTACGACGACTGGAAGGGCGGCCTTGGCGTGACCCGGCGGGCCTACGAACAGATGGACGAACTGCTGAAACGCGCCCTGGAACTGACGCAGAAGACCTGCTGCGTGGACGGCTGCTACGCCTGCATCGCCGTCAGCCGCTGCTCGTCGCCGTTTTATGCCAGTGGAGAGCGCCGCCCGACCCACAAAGCTGCCACCCGGCACTACCTTCAGGAACTGCTGGGTGTCCAGCCGCCCACACCGGAAGAAGAGGCCGCCCCGCTGCCGATTCCTGCTGCCAACTGGCCGCTTCAGGCCCGCGAACTGCTCGACCTGTACGGCCTGTCGCTGACCGAAGTGAGCGCCCGCCTGGGGCTTCCCAGCCGCGAGATTCAGCGGGGGATGGGGCAGCACGGGCCACTGCGGTTGCTGCACCCCAGCTTTGGGGAAGGCGTGCTGATGCAGGGCGCGGGCTCGGGAGACGCCCGCACTGCGCTGGTGTATTTTCCCGGCGTGGGACAGAAGAAACTGCTGGTGAAGGTGGCGGGGCTGCAAGCGGTGGAGAGCGGCGCGGCGCTGGGAGGAAGACCAGGCGGCTGA
- the dnaB gene encoding replicative DNA helicase: protein MEPTPRIPPHNNDAEISVLGSILLDNDALIQLGDSVSAEMFYRESHRKIFTCMRTLQERGEPVDLVTLSDDLRTRNQLDEVGGLSYLIGLSEQVPTAAYAEHYARIVQEKYTLRTLIQASGRVMQLAYEAQLPLEDLLDRSEKLIFEVAEQKKSSEATQAMSDVVHDTFEYITLLHSNRGIPDGVASGFRDLDEQISGLQKGSLNVLAARPSMGKTAFALSIAQNVALRGEKVVAVFSLEMPAVQLALRMLCSEGRVDMNRIRSGQLGERDFERLAHAAGRLAEAPMVIDDEPDLTINALRSKLRRIAAQHGQLGLVVIDYLQLMSGNKSGNGGNENRQQEISLISRSLKSIAREMEVPIMVLSQLSRAVEQRPNHRPMLSDLRESGAIEQDADIVMFIYRDEYYNKETDQQGIAEIIIGKQRNGPVGTVKLQFHSAHVRFNDLAPEGV, encoded by the coding sequence ATGGAACCCACTCCACGTATTCCCCCACATAACAACGACGCCGAGATCAGTGTGCTGGGCAGCATTCTGCTCGATAACGACGCCCTGATTCAGCTTGGTGACAGCGTGAGTGCCGAGATGTTCTACCGCGAGAGCCACCGCAAGATTTTTACCTGCATGCGGACTTTGCAGGAGCGCGGCGAACCGGTGGATCTGGTCACTCTCAGCGACGACCTGCGAACCCGCAACCAGCTCGACGAGGTGGGCGGCCTGAGCTACCTGATCGGCCTGTCGGAACAGGTGCCCACCGCCGCGTATGCCGAGCATTACGCCCGCATCGTGCAGGAGAAGTACACGCTCAGAACGCTGATTCAGGCGTCGGGGCGCGTGATGCAGCTTGCGTATGAAGCGCAGTTGCCGCTCGAGGACCTGCTCGACCGCTCGGAGAAGCTGATCTTCGAGGTGGCCGAGCAGAAGAAGAGCAGCGAGGCCACGCAGGCCATGAGCGACGTGGTGCACGACACCTTCGAGTACATCACACTGCTGCACAGCAACAGGGGCATTCCAGACGGCGTGGCGAGCGGCTTCCGCGACCTCGACGAACAGATTTCGGGCCTCCAGAAGGGCAGCCTGAACGTGCTGGCCGCTCGCCCGAGCATGGGAAAAACCGCGTTTGCCCTGTCTATCGCACAGAATGTGGCGCTGCGCGGCGAAAAGGTGGTGGCGGTCTTCAGTCTGGAAATGCCCGCCGTGCAGCTTGCCCTACGGATGCTGTGCAGCGAGGGCCGCGTGGACATGAACCGCATTCGCAGCGGGCAGCTGGGCGAGCGCGATTTCGAGCGGCTGGCACACGCGGCGGGGCGGCTGGCCGAGGCTCCGATGGTGATCGACGACGAACCCGATCTGACCATCAACGCCCTTCGGAGCAAACTGCGCCGCATTGCTGCACAGCACGGCCAACTGGGGTTGGTGGTGATCGATTATTTGCAGCTGATGTCGGGCAACAAGAGCGGCAACGGGGGCAACGAGAACAGGCAGCAGGAAATCAGCCTGATCAGCCGTTCGCTCAAAAGTATCGCCCGCGAGATGGAAGTGCCGATTATGGTCCTGAGTCAGCTGTCGCGTGCCGTCGAGCAGCGGCCCAATCACCGGCCCATGCTGTCGGATCTGCGCGAGTCGGGCGCTATCGAGCAGGACGCCGATATCGTGATGTTCATCTACCGCGACGAGTATTACAACAAGGAAACCGATCAGCAGGGCATTGCCGAGATCATTATCGGCAAGCAGCGAAATGGCCCGGTCGGAACCGTGAAACTGCAATTTCACAGCGCACACGTCCGTTTTAACGATCTCGCCCCAGAAGGCGTATGA
- a CDS encoding NUDIX hydrolase has product MSDEQKQATGSAAGRRRRRKRGSGPRSAGSGPAGTPQATNAQPLGSAGLPEKQVSAPAGGQGNAAQPGSNPQRRGRQPAPKRPPKKPPAEPRIGVGCIVLRGDEILMVREKGRWSLPKGGLDAGELVQQGAIRETYEETGLNVELRELAFVVEFQAKTWGHHLQFFYLGREVGGTLGPRDPDREVQEAKFIPLRLLREYLRFRPRLVALETWLRERRPRHFVFDLDREPAMLRTRRRVGEKDAVVSE; this is encoded by the coding sequence ATGAGCGACGAACAGAAACAGGCCACCGGAAGCGCAGCAGGCAGACGCCGCAGACGCAAACGCGGAAGCGGCCCCCGCTCGGCGGGAAGTGGCCCGGCAGGCACCCCCCAGGCCACCAACGCACAACCCCTCGGCAGCGCGGGGCTGCCTGAAAAGCAAGTCAGTGCGCCTGCCGGGGGCCAGGGCAACGCGGCCCAGCCGGGAAGCAACCCGCAGCGCCGTGGACGACAACCCGCACCCAAACGCCCGCCCAAGAAACCGCCTGCCGAGCCGCGTATCGGTGTCGGGTGCATCGTGCTGCGCGGCGACGAGATTCTGATGGTGCGCGAGAAGGGTCGCTGGAGCCTGCCCAAAGGCGGCCTGGATGCCGGAGAACTGGTGCAGCAGGGCGCGATCCGCGAAACCTATGAGGAAACCGGGCTGAATGTCGAGCTGCGCGAACTGGCCTTCGTGGTCGAGTTTCAGGCCAAGACCTGGGGCCACCACCTGCAATTTTTCTATCTGGGGCGCGAGGTGGGTGGCACGCTGGGGCCGCGAGACCCCGACCGCGAGGTGCAGGAGGCCAAGTTCATTCCGCTGCGGCTGCTGCGTGAGTACCTGCGCTTTCGGCCCCGGCTGGTAGCCCTGGAAACCTGGCTGCGCGAACGCAGACCCCGCCACTTCGTCTTCGACCTCGACCGCGAACCCGCCATGCTGAGAACGCGGCGACGGGTGGGCGAAAAAGACGCGGTGGTCAGCGAGTAA
- a CDS encoding AAA family ATPase has product MLTVHLLGHVHVTQDGKVVVLSAKALALLVYLAAERVPQHRERLADLLWNSPEARTNLRVELARIRAAGLDIFPPSHQMLSLEHVETDLDQWMRQSGDMDQTELAAWLATLRGLPLCGLEDLGSSNFQMWVEQQRWVYCERVEAMLAQTYSRYAAAGQTWATRLIAARAETIGFASVADMDGEGSAPPEADRPSGAALAFPDGQADHAPHPPAASTHESASAALLGSQAAVAGPPTPGRKEPLFGAWDWDTQPPEFARPAEEQVLARVYERAAVQPQLLMLSGPPGIGKSYLANALSRRLTWESLHLTAGASGRLMLAALAQGLLRLTDIEGTQTLWQVLLQPASLDEDIVKVAVILARLTRPLLLIVEEADAAGADLVTLLECSLQMGNEGPRLFLLLSREHPDRLPYFRRLLRRSGAVQALAVQPLTFASMEAALGPVFWQRPGLSEAERRHIHQVASQLFQRSEGNPLHLRGLLQAFQAADPDSGSDVASAMLPPSVRSTLLSEAEDWPETVRDAMSRLSAVNGSFDRQTAQVVLALSEERSEAVLQGALERQILIEVETGVALRVSDFTPIRIAPDNEAQYMFRNEALRVVLAGQLPQRIRQDVRRRLVGWVSASEPGLASYYAERAGLQEQAGQLWTRYQSQLPAGSPLIVSEAPALLQPPSAAAVPEPPRTVSRVLGQGGRWLHEYRASGYTVSLDGGWLNVMSDGRYGHPQTLHLRFEWPEALSGDLDLTWRLDVFGGGEELRPSRTPFPLRIKPLRPTDRPGRYAGHQSGPNLPDWEQGDVYLFSPRVHSDFREGALSYLAQPGVQTGQWMTHHLTGLQGVTGLHLSVRALDVSLSIGQLMVAGRRLLPIDPSGRAALNTLDSIGTVK; this is encoded by the coding sequence GTGCTGACGGTGCATTTGCTCGGCCATGTTCATGTCACTCAGGATGGAAAGGTGGTGGTGCTGTCGGCCAAGGCGCTGGCGCTGCTGGTGTATCTGGCTGCCGAGCGTGTGCCTCAGCACCGCGAGCGGCTGGCTGACCTGCTGTGGAACAGCCCGGAGGCGCGGACGAATCTGCGGGTCGAACTCGCACGCATCCGGGCGGCGGGCCTCGATATCTTTCCGCCCAGCCACCAGATGCTTTCGCTGGAGCACGTAGAGACCGACCTCGATCAGTGGATGCGCCAGTCTGGAGACATGGATCAGACCGAGCTGGCCGCGTGGCTGGCGACGTTGCGCGGTCTGCCGCTGTGTGGCCTGGAAGATCTGGGCAGCAGCAATTTTCAGATGTGGGTCGAGCAGCAGCGCTGGGTGTACTGCGAGCGGGTCGAGGCTATGCTGGCGCAGACGTACAGTCGCTACGCCGCCGCCGGACAGACCTGGGCCACCCGGCTGATCGCGGCCCGCGCCGAGACCATCGGCTTTGCCAGCGTAGCCGACATGGATGGGGAAGGCAGCGCACCGCCAGAGGCCGATAGACCGTCGGGCGCGGCCCTTGCCTTTCCCGACGGGCAGGCCGACCACGCGCCGCATCCGCCTGCCGCCAGCACACATGAGAGCGCTTCGGCGGCGCTGCTGGGGTCTCAGGCTGCGGTTGCCGGGCCGCCCACGCCGGGGCGAAAAGAGCCGCTGTTCGGGGCCTGGGACTGGGACACGCAGCCGCCAGAGTTCGCACGTCCTGCCGAAGAACAGGTGCTGGCCCGTGTGTACGAGCGGGCTGCCGTCCAGCCGCAACTGCTGATGCTGAGTGGGCCGCCGGGCATCGGCAAGAGTTATCTGGCAAATGCTCTGTCGCGGCGCTTGACCTGGGAGAGCCTGCACCTGACCGCTGGAGCGTCGGGCCGCCTGATGCTGGCAGCGCTGGCACAGGGGTTGTTGCGGCTGACCGATATCGAGGGAACGCAGACACTGTGGCAGGTGCTGCTTCAGCCAGCGTCTCTCGACGAAGACATCGTCAAGGTGGCGGTCATCCTGGCGCGGCTGACCCGCCCGCTGCTGCTGATCGTCGAAGAGGCCGATGCAGCCGGAGCCGATCTGGTGACGCTGCTGGAATGCAGCCTTCAGATGGGCAACGAGGGGCCGCGTCTATTTCTGCTGCTCAGCCGCGAACACCCGGACCGCCTGCCGTATTTCCGGCGGCTGCTGCGGCGCTCGGGGGCGGTACAGGCGCTGGCGGTGCAGCCGCTCACCTTCGCCAGCATGGAAGCAGCGCTGGGGCCGGTGTTCTGGCAACGCCCCGGACTGTCCGAGGCCGAGCGCCGACACATTCATCAGGTGGCCTCCCAGCTGTTTCAGCGCAGCGAGGGCAATCCGCTGCATCTGCGCGGGCTGCTTCAGGCGTTTCAGGCTGCCGACCCGGACAGCGGCAGCGACGTGGCGAGCGCCATGTTACCGCCGTCGGTTCGCAGCACCCTGCTCAGCGAGGCGGAAGACTGGCCCGAGACGGTACGCGACGCCATGAGCCGCCTGAGTGCGGTCAATGGCAGTTTTGATCGGCAGACTGCTCAGGTGGTGCTGGCGCTGAGCGAGGAACGCAGCGAGGCCGTGCTGCAAGGCGCCCTGGAACGTCAGATTCTGATCGAGGTCGAGACGGGTGTGGCGCTACGCGTCTCGGATTTCACGCCGATCCGAATCGCGCCCGACAACGAGGCGCAGTATATGTTCCGCAACGAGGCGCTGCGGGTGGTGCTGGCCGGACAGTTGCCTCAGCGTATTCGTCAGGATGTGCGGCGCAGGCTGGTGGGCTGGGTCTCGGCGTCCGAGCCGGGGCTGGCGTCGTATTACGCCGAACGCGCCGGGCTACAGGAGCAGGCCGGGCAGCTCTGGACGCGCTATCAGTCGCAGCTCCCTGCCGGAAGTCCACTGATCGTCAGTGAGGCGCCCGCACTGCTTCAGCCGCCGAGTGCTGCCGCTGTGCCCGAGCCACCGCGCACCGTGTCGCGGGTGCTTGGTCAGGGAGGGCGCTGGCTGCACGAATACCGGGCATCGGGATACACCGTGTCGCTGGACGGCGGCTGGCTGAACGTGATGAGCGACGGACGATACGGCCACCCCCAGACGCTGCATCTGCGCTTCGAATGGCCGGAAGCCCTGAGCGGCGACCTCGATCTGACATGGCGGCTCGATGTGTTCGGCGGCGGCGAGGAACTGCGGCCCAGCCGGACTCCCTTTCCGCTGCGAATCAAGCCGCTGCGCCCCACCGACCGCCCGGGAAGGTACGCGGGCCACCAAAGCGGGCCGAATCTGCCCGACTGGGAGCAGGGTGACGTGTATCTGTTCTCTCCGCGTGTCCACAGCGACTTTCGCGAGGGAGCGCTGAGCTATCTGGCCCAGCCGGGCGTGCAGACGGGCCAGTGGATGACCCACCACCTGACGGGCCTTCAGGGTGTGACGGGGCTGCATCTGAGTGTGCGGGCGCTCGACGTGTCGCTGAGCATCGGGCAACTCATGGTGGCGGGGCGCAGACTGCTGCCCATCGACCCCAGCGGACGCGCCGCTCTGAACACGCTGGACAGCATCGGCACCGTCAAATGA
- a CDS encoding transglycosylase domain-containing protein gives MRLIANLFKTLLILALLLGVGLLGLVLLWQSDLKRVDDLNVLEYAGKATVVDDHGQIIGALTPSLSSGARVNRSLLKANQMSSWLRKAVVTSEDTRFYQHGGIDPRGLLRAVFRSASGDTQGGSTITQQVVRSTILLDIKDEKTLSRKLKEALLAVQVERRFTKDEILTAYLNVVYWGVGRTDLLGAQDAARTYFGVDASRLNLAQSAYLATLLPNARRYNDYPAYRPLIHNILERMVKDGRATQAQADAAWHYHLQPVGWSVRYDAAGNLVSARLSDPDAKRASSPAPQVRFADGFLDAVERDLSDRLGRSVLYRSDVTVYTTLNHQAQAGAEAASRDARLPNGATLGLALMNPANGDVTALVGQKLGDGVLESWNNATRARRQVGSSIKPLLYTLALSKGFKQSDTILDAPIDGDYQPKNYSGTSTGRRVTLRYALDHSLNLPTVRLAQQVGLNAFVSKLRELGLSPAPDTGLPLAIGALEASPLQMAAAYAPFANGGIYHAPRLITKVVQSGKTILTVAPSESQRVWDTQTAFLGLDMLRGVVNDLTPAEGGLGWRARINGREVGGKTGTTNDVRDLWFAGVTPGLSGAVWVGRSDNTALPQTAYSGEVAAPVWQEAAAAAVNGQAAVQFSAPQGVTFQQVRGVQMAFKTDSGSNGGFLKSLFGGRSAPDPVSPSEQPAQEQAPAVTEPDPVPVEPQADQSTPDVVPTDTAPADALPNGDASSTPDSGATDPTSEPSTAQPNTAQPDTVQPLPDPSAPDQSSAATDPQLTDPQSTDSQSAGPTPSSQVVPDPATVPNNVSPADTSTPTDTTSQDSATQDAAPPVDSPDSAPSQQVPSDLTPLPDPSDSSSDVTPTIPPTSPPPALSTPDPAPYNVVPDSSSVPDTSGSSPSN, from the coding sequence ATGCGGCTGATTGCAAACCTCTTCAAGACGCTGCTGATTCTGGCGCTGCTGCTCGGCGTGGGGCTGCTGGGCCTGGTGCTGCTGTGGCAGAGCGACCTGAAACGCGTGGACGATCTGAACGTGCTGGAATACGCGGGCAAGGCCACCGTCGTAGACGACCACGGACAGATCATCGGGGCGCTCACGCCCTCGCTGTCGAGTGGAGCGCGGGTCAACCGCTCGCTGCTGAAAGCCAATCAGATGAGTTCGTGGCTGCGAAAAGCCGTCGTGACCAGCGAGGATACCCGCTTCTATCAGCACGGTGGCATCGACCCGCGTGGACTGCTGAGGGCGGTTTTCCGCAGCGCGTCGGGCGATACCCAGGGCGGCAGCACCATCACGCAGCAGGTCGTTCGCAGCACCATCCTGCTCGACATCAAGGATGAAAAGACCCTCAGCCGCAAGCTGAAAGAAGCGCTGCTGGCGGTGCAGGTCGAGCGCCGCTTCACCAAAGACGAGATTCTGACCGCGTATCTGAACGTGGTGTACTGGGGCGTGGGCCGCACCGATCTGCTGGGCGCTCAGGACGCTGCCCGCACCTACTTCGGCGTCGATGCCTCGCGCCTCAATCTGGCCCAGAGCGCGTACCTTGCCACCCTGCTCCCCAATGCCCGCCGCTACAACGATTACCCGGCGTATCGCCCCCTGATTCACAACATCCTGGAACGCATGGTCAAGGATGGCCGCGCCACCCAGGCCCAGGCCGACGCCGCGTGGCATTACCACCTTCAGCCGGTGGGCTGGAGCGTGCGTTACGACGCGGCGGGTAATCTGGTGTCGGCGCGGCTGAGCGACCCGGATGCCAAGAGAGCCAGTTCTCCGGCTCCACAGGTGCGCTTTGCCGACGGCTTTCTGGACGCCGTGGAGCGCGACCTGTCAGACCGGCTGGGCCGCAGCGTGCTGTACCGCTCTGACGTGACGGTGTACACCACCCTGAACCATCAGGCGCAGGCAGGAGCCGAGGCCGCCAGCCGTGACGCTCGCCTGCCCAACGGCGCGACGCTCGGTCTGGCCCTGATGAACCCTGCAAACGGCGACGTGACCGCGCTGGTGGGCCAGAAACTCGGAGACGGCGTGCTGGAATCGTGGAACAACGCCACCCGCGCCCGTCGTCAGGTCGGAAGCAGCATCAAGCCGCTGCTGTACACGCTGGCGCTCTCCAAGGGCTTCAAGCAGTCCGATACCATTCTGGACGCTCCGATTGACGGCGACTATCAGCCCAAGAATTACAGCGGCACCTCCACCGGACGCCGCGTGACGCTGCGGTACGCCCTCGATCACTCGCTGAATCTGCCGACCGTGCGCCTTGCTCAGCAGGTCGGGCTGAACGCCTTCGTGTCGAAGCTGCGCGAACTGGGTCTGTCGCCCGCCCCCGATACCGGGCTGCCGCTGGCAATCGGGGCGCTGGAGGCCAGCCCGCTTCAGATGGCGGCGGCGTATGCGCCCTTCGCCAACGGCGGCATCTATCACGCGCCGCGCCTGATTACCAAAGTGGTGCAGAGCGGCAAGACCATCCTGACCGTCGCTCCCAGCGAGAGCCAGCGGGTCTGGGATACCCAGACGGCCTTTCTGGGCCTCGATATGCTGCGCGGCGTGGTCAACGACCTGACGCCTGCCGAGGGGGGGCTGGGGTGGCGGGCACGCATCAACGGGCGCGAGGTGGGCGGCAAGACCGGCACCACCAACGACGTGCGCGACCTGTGGTTCGCGGGCGTTACGCCGGGCCTGAGCGGGGCAGTGTGGGTGGGCCGCAGCGACAACACGGCGCTTCCCCAGACGGCGTACAGCGGAGAGGTGGCCGCCCCGGTGTGGCAGGAAGCGGCGGCGGCGGCGGTGAACGGTCAGGCTGCCGTGCAGTTCTCTGCGCCACAGGGGGTGACGTTCCAGCAGGTGCGCGGCGTGCAGATGGCGTTCAAGACCGACAGCGGCAGCAACGGCGGATTCCTCAAAAGCCTGTTCGGGGGCCGCTCTGCGCCTGATCCTGTGTCGCCCAGCGAGCAGCCCGCACAGGAACAGGCTCCGGCAGTGACTGAACCTGATCCTGTTCCAGTCGAGCCACAGGCAGACCAGAGCACGCCGGACGTGGTGCCCACCGACACGGCACCCGCCGACGCCCTGCCCAACGGTGACGCGTCCAGCACACCCGACAGCGGAGCAACGGACCCCACTTCAGAGCCGTCCACAGCCCAGCCAAACACAGCCCAGCCCGATACGGTTCAGCCGCTTCCAGACCCGTCTGCCCCCGATCAGAGTTCAGCCGCGACTGATCCCCAACTTACTGATCCCCAGTCAACCGATTCCCAGTCAGCTGGTCCCACGCCGTCTTCACAGGTGGTGCCTGATCCTGCAACCGTCCCGAACAACGTCTCTCCCGCCGATACTTCAACCCCCACCGATACGACGTCTCAGGATTCGGCAACCCAGGACGCGGCTCCGCCCGTAGATAGCCCGGACAGCGCCCCGTCTCAGCAGGTGCCTTCCGATCTGACGCCGCTGCCCGACCCGTCCGACTCCTCCAGCGACGTGACCCCGACCATTCCGCCCACGTCCCCGCCGCCAGCTCTGTCCACGCCCGACCCCGCTCCTTATAATGTGGTACCCGACAGCAGCAGCGTTCCTGATACCTCGGGAAGCTCGCCCTCGAACTGA
- the gcvT gene encoding glycine cleavage system aminomethyltransferase GcvT: MDTPETLRRTPLHAAHHRAGARMVPFGGWDMPVQYQGVKAEHAAVREDAGMFDVSHMGEFRISGPDAETFLQYVTTNDVAKLKPGRAQYNWLPGETGGLIDDIYIYRVAADEFLMVVNASNIGKDWAHLQTQVGSYEVQLRDESDAWGLIAVQGPKSEEKLQPHCTADLSRRTKNSYFAARLFGMDVWLARTGYTGEDGFEVFVAADEAEAMWNKLLAIGLTPAGLGARDTLRLEAGFPLYGHEFSDTIHPLSSTYTWVVKDKEHLGRAHIGLPPQMKLIGLALDKVPVREGYPVLLNGAAVGHITSGSSSPTLGHPIAMALVSADAADADTYEVEVRGKAHAARRVALPFYKRV, translated from the coding sequence ATGGACACTCCAGAGACGCTGAGGCGTACACCGCTGCACGCCGCCCACCACCGCGCCGGGGCCAGGATGGTGCCGTTCGGCGGCTGGGACATGCCGGTTCAGTATCAGGGCGTCAAGGCCGAACACGCGGCGGTGCGGGAAGACGCGGGGATGTTCGACGTGTCGCACATGGGCGAATTCCGTATCTCGGGGCCGGACGCCGAGACGTTCCTGCAATACGTGACCACCAACGACGTTGCCAAACTGAAACCCGGACGCGCCCAGTACAACTGGCTGCCCGGAGAAACCGGCGGGCTGATCGACGACATCTATATCTACCGCGTGGCTGCCGATGAATTTCTGATGGTGGTGAACGCCAGCAACATCGGCAAGGACTGGGCGCACCTGCAAACGCAGGTCGGCAGCTACGAGGTGCAGCTCCGCGACGAATCGGACGCCTGGGGCCTGATCGCGGTGCAGGGGCCGAAGAGCGAGGAGAAGTTGCAGCCGCACTGCACCGCCGACCTGAGCCGCCGCACCAAGAACAGCTACTTTGCCGCCCGGCTGTTCGGCATGGATGTGTGGCTCGCCCGCACCGGCTACACCGGAGAAGACGGCTTCGAGGTCTTCGTGGCCGCCGACGAGGCCGAGGCGATGTGGAACAAGCTGCTGGCGATTGGCCTGACGCCTGCGGGCCTGGGCGCACGCGACACGCTGCGGCTGGAAGCGGGCTTTCCGCTGTACGGCCACGAGTTCTCCGATACCATCCACCCGCTCTCCAGCACGTATACCTGGGTGGTCAAGGACAAAGAGCACCTGGGACGCGCCCACATCGGCCTGCCCCCTCAGATGAAACTGATCGGGCTGGCGCTCGACAAGGTGCCGGTGCGCGAAGGCTACCCGGTGCTGCTGAACGGCGCGGCAGTGGGCCACATCACCAGTGGCAGCAGCAGCCCCACGCTCGGCCATCCGATTGCAATGGCCCTGGTCAGCGCCGATGCTGCCGACGCCGACACGTATGAGGTGGAAGTGCGCGGCAAGGCGCATGCGGCGCGGCGGGTGGCGCTGCCGTTCTACAAGCGCGTGTAG